Proteins co-encoded in one Novosphingobium sp. PP1Y genomic window:
- a CDS encoding GlsB/YeaQ/YmgE family stress response membrane protein, producing MTLILVLLVGGVIGWLASILMRTDAQQGILLNIVVGIVGSLIAGFIITPLIGGAPITSGSFDLLSLFVSFLGAVVLLAIVNLFRRGSVR from the coding sequence ATGACATTGATCCTTGTTCTACTTGTCGGCGGTGTAATTGGCTGGCTGGCAAGCATTCTCATGCGTACCGACGCGCAGCAGGGCATTCTGCTCAATATTGTTGTTGGTATCGTCGGTTCGCTGATCGCTGGTTTCATCATTACGCCATTGATTGGCGGAGCGCCAATTACCAGCGGTTCGTTCGACCTTCTTTCGCTCTTCGTCTCGTTCCTGGGTGCGGTCGTTCTGCTGGCGATCGTTAACCTCTTCCGTCGCGGTTCGGTCCGCTAA
- a CDS encoding superoxide dismutase, with the protein MTIALMPLPYAQDALEPHISAKTLEIHHGAHHKTYVDKLNAAIEGTDNAGKSVEEITKSASGPLFNNAAQVYNHGFYWHSLSPEKTEPSESLATAIKNDFGSMDALLEALTNEAVNHFASGWAWLVVDGGKLKVISTHDAATAITSDVNPLLTIDVWEHAYYIDQMNKRPAYVKAVLENLINWKFASDNFDRGTAWNYPA; encoded by the coding sequence ATGACCATTGCCCTCATGCCGCTGCCTTACGCACAGGATGCGCTCGAGCCGCACATCTCAGCCAAGACCCTCGAGATTCATCATGGCGCTCACCACAAGACCTACGTCGACAAGCTGAATGCTGCCATCGAGGGTACCGACAATGCCGGAAAGTCGGTTGAAGAGATCACCAAGTCGGCTTCGGGCCCGCTCTTCAACAATGCTGCCCAGGTATACAATCACGGCTTCTACTGGCACTCGCTGAGCCCCGAGAAGACGGAGCCCAGCGAAAGCCTCGCAACCGCCATCAAGAACGACTTCGGTTCGATGGACGCATTGCTCGAGGCGCTGACCAACGAAGCGGTCAACCACTTCGCGTCCGGCTGGGCCTGGCTCGTCGTCGATGGCGGCAAGCTCAAGGTCATTTCGACCCACGACGCCGCGACCGCGATCACCTCGGACGTGAACCCGCTGCTCACCATCGACGTGTGGGAGCATGCCTACTACATCGACCAGATGAACAAGCGCCCGGCCTATGTGAAGGCGGTGCTGGAGAATCTGATCAACTGGAAGTTCGCGTCGGACAACTTCGACCGCGGCACGGCCTGGAATTACCCGGCCTGA